Genomic DNA from Methanobacterium formicicum DSM 3637:
TCATTCTCCCTTTTTAGTTTCTGGTTATCATTATTTTTAGTTTAAGTTTACAATTTACACAGAAATTATTAACATGAGATTTTAAGGTCTATAAAATTATGGAATTATTAACCCTATTGAAATTGTTAAATAAACTATTCTGGATTATAACCACTTAAAATTATTTGGATTTTGATAAATTAAATTATTTCTAAACCAATTAAACTATTTATGAATATTAATTCTGAATATTAAATTTTATTCAACCCTCTCTTTAATCCTTCGAAACATTCCCCTAAGGGTGTGTGCTTCTCTTCCAGATATAAATGCTCTTCCCAGTACTCTCCTGAAGACCGTGGATGCATTCTTTTTTTTATGCGCTGGATAGTCCAGGTGATCCAGCACTTCATCCATACATTCAATTAAGCCCTGTTTTTCGGTTAAAGATGCTTCATCCAGGTCTTCCACAGGATAAGTTTTCTCAGTTTTAAACAGTTCGTAAAATATAATGGCCGCAGCATGGGTCACATTGAGGACTGGATAAGCATCATGGGTGGGAATTGAGACTACAACATCACAAAGTTCTAATTCCTTGTTAGTGAGACCATCACCCTCTCTTCCCATTATCAATGCAATATCTCCATTCACATTCAATGATTGGGCCAGATTATCAGGGGTTACTGCAATACGGGGGAGATTATAACTTCCACCCGCATTCCCGGTAGTTCCCACTGCAAAATCAATCTCTTTAATTTTGAGGAATTCTGCCAGGGAATCATATTCCTGGCGATTGGAGACGATTTCACGGGCGTGCATGGCCTTGTAATATGAATCATTTTCCAGTGGGCAGGGATTTATAAGCACCATCTGGTATAAACCGAAATTTTTCATGGTCCGTGCCAGGAACCCAATATTGCCAGGAGTTTCTGGCTCCACAAAAACCACATAAATCATGTATATCCCTAATCAATCCTTTTTTTTGTTTTAATCTGTTTAAAATTCTTTTTTTTAATTTTAACCTTTTTAATTTTATTCGGATATTTTTTTTAGAATTTTTTTAATCAGATTCTCTCACTTAATTTAATCTGGATTCGCTATTTGAATAATCTTTATCTGGTGTAAATCCAGTTTTCATTTTTCGTATGCCTTTTCCAGGAGTTTGAGTATGTTCATAACTTCCAGGTCCATCCCTTCCTTCTCCAGAGAAGCCCTGATGTTATTTTCACAGAATGGGCAAATGGTGATCACTGCATCCACGTCCAGTTTTTCTATCATCTTAGCCTTGGCACTGCCCAGTGCGGCTGCTATTTCTGGTTTACCAGATCTTACACCACCACCAGCGCCACAACACTGGTCAGGAACTTCCATCTCCACGAATTCAAGGCCCTTAATGTTTTCGAGAATCTTACGGGGTTCATCCCGAATGCCCTGACCCCTTACAAGGTGGCAGGGGTCGTGGTAGGTGACTTTCATGTCCACTGGTTTCATGTCTTCGGTGTTAAGTTTATCTGCCAGATATTCACTGATATCCATCACATTAAAGCTGGTACCGTACTGGGGGTAATCCTTTTTAAGGGTGGCTCCACAACCAGCACAGACAGTGATGATGGTATCGTAACCTTCAAAGGCCTTAGTATTCTTTTCAACCAGCTTTGCAACAGCATCAGTTTGCCCGGTTCGAATAAGGGGAGAACCACAGCAGACCTGTTGGCTGGGCACATCCACAATAACATCATGGTTATTTAAAACATCCAAAAGGGCCACCCCAATATCTGGGAGGCGGTAGTCCATTAAGCAGCCAGTGAAGAGTGCAATTTTTTCTTTCCCGTTATTTTTATCCTTATCGACTGCTTTTACGTTTTCTTTTACACTTTGAGAGTTAACTGCTTTTATGAAACCTTCCCTCATTGGCCCTTCAGTTGGGGGTTCTACTGATCTTCCAGTTTTTTCAATAAGCTCCCTAACTTCACGATGGGGTGGTAAGGGTCCAATACCCTCCTGACAGGCTATTTCCCTTAACTTTTCAATGGCTCCACCGAAGGTGTTTATTTCTTTAGGACAGACTTCCACACACTTAGAACAGGATGTGCAGCAGTAAAGTCCCTCATCAAATCCTTCTTCTGCCCGATCCAAGCAGTCCCTTGGATCCAGGGCAAACTTGGACAGGTAACGCATAAAATAGGGTCCTGCAAATTCATCATTAACCTTTAATACTGGACAGGCGGATAAACAGGAGTAACAGTCAATACAGCTCCTTAATTTCTTGGTGTTGGTAAGTTCTTCTGGATCTAAAACTGCAGGACACTCACTGATTCCGCACTCATCCTCCAGAAAAAGACCCATATCCTTCACTTTACTGTCCATTGTGCTCCTATCCACAACCAGGTCCTTAATAACCGGTAAATTGATAGGTTCGATTACATCTTCATCTTTTATTTCTCTTTTACATGCCAGGGCCATTTCTCCATTGACTTTAACAGCACAGGAACCACACTGACCCGCCCGACAGGAACAGCGGTAGGCAATATCAGCCTGATGATGCTGATTGATGTAGTTTAAAGCATCCAAGACTTTCATCTTCTCCTTCTTTTCAACAGAATAAGATTCAGGGTAGGGTTCTTCATCCTCTGAAGGCTGATAACGCATAACAGTTATATTTATCATTTCCATCTCCAATATGATTTAAATCTCTTTTTCGTTATTTAAATCTCTTTTAAATTTCTAAATCTTTTATGATTTTTAAATAGTGTTTAAATTTTAAAAAATTATATTTTCAGATTCTAATCTGTTTAACCTGTTTTTTTTAGTTTATACAACATTTAATCAGGATCCATCATAACTCAAATTTGGATTGAGATTAAAATAGAATCAATAATATTAGGCATTATTCCTATAAAAAATTATTATAAAAAATATATGTTTTCTGAAATTTACAGAAAATCATTTAAAAAATATTGTTATAAAAATGATTGTCATTGTTATAAAAATGATTGTCATTGTTATAAAAATGATTGTATCAAGCTAAATCCACTTTGATAAATTTTGTGGGACTGTTAATTTAAATCCTTCACCAAAAACCAGTAAATAGCCAGTTCATTTTCAAATTTCTTATAATCAGGGTAAGTTAGGGAAACCAGATTCCAGTAGTGTTTGTCATGTTTTCTTACCTTGATATGACACACTTCATGGTGCACCACATATCTGATGAGGCTTTCCGGTAAGTATCTAAGGCGAGTATTAAAGTTCACATTTCCTGATGAACTACAACTTCCCCAACGGGTTTTCATACGGCGGAAAGTCACATTATTCACCGGTGAACCCATTTCACTGGATATTTCAGCCACCAGTAACTTAACCAGTTCCCGGAATTCGTGTTCACTGCGAGTTAAATCCAGTTTTCTGTTTTCAGACTCTTTTTTCAACGTATTTATCCGTGATATTTTCTGATAAACCCATTTTTCATGTTTTCGAATTAGACCCTGATAATCTTCAGCTCCAATTGGCATGATAAGGTTGAGATCACCGTTTTTAATCTCTAAACGGGCATATTTCACTTTCCTGTGGAAAACATGGCACTGGACCTCAATGTCCTGAATTTTAATCTTCATCAGAGTTAATTATAATACAACCTTCAAATAATCTTTTATCCGGAATTATTTCTTGTCCAGAAATAGTGAGTTTTAGTCTTTAGGAAGATCTTCACTCTTTTAATTTAGTTTTACTATTTTAATTTAGTTTTTCACTTTCCAATCCGATCATCACTAACTCAATTATACCTAGTAGAATCAATTTAAAAAAACCTAAATCTAAATATAGCAGATATTCAAACTTAATATAAGAATCTATATATTTTTTCATATAGCTATTCTAACCTTATAATTCAATATATCTGTATTTAACTGCTTAATTGGATATTAACCATTAGATGTATTAAACATCATTTTATCTTCAAGGAAGTATACCATGAACATTAAAGAAATACTCACAGGACAGGAAAAGGATAAACTGTTTTTAATGGGTAATGAAGCTGCAGTCCGTGGTGCCCTGGAAGCAGGTGTGTCTGTGGCCAGCACTTACCCTGGAACACCTTCTTCAGAGATTGGAAATGTATTATCAGTCCTTGCTGAAGATGCAGGGATGTATTTTGAGTTTTCAGTCAATGAAAAAGTAGCCCTGGAAGTAGCAGCAGCTGCTTCTGCCTCAGGACTAAGGTCATTCACCTTCATGAAACACGTGGGTGTTAACGTGGCTTCAGATTCATTAATGAGCGTTGCCTACACCGGTGTTCGGGGAGGGATGGTAATCCTCACTGCAGATGATCCATCCATGTTCTCATCCCAGAATGAACAGGATAACCGTCACTACGCTCGCCTGGCAAACATTCCACTCCTGGAAGCCTCCAGCCCCCAGGAAGTTAAGGATCTCATGAGATATGCCTACCAGCTATCTGAGGAATTTGAATTACCGGTTATTCTCCGCACCACCACCCGAGTTTCCCATATGAGGGGAATAGTGGAACTGGGTGCTTTAAATAAGCCTAAAACGAAGGGACACTTTGATAAAGATCCCCAGCGTTTTGTACCAGTACCGGAGTCTGCCCGGATAATGCACCGAAATCTGGTTGAAAAAATGTACCAGGTAGAAGTATTATCCAATAATTCCTCCTTAAATCAGCCCTTTGATAATGGAAGTCATGTGGGGATTATCACCAGTGGCAGTGCCTTCAACTATGTTATGGATGTGGTGGAAGAGTACAATTTACCGGTAAATATCCTTAAAATAGCCTTTTCATATCCTTTCCCTGAAAAAAAGGTCCTGGAATTTTTAGAAAATACAGAACGGGTTCTGGTGGTGGAGGAAGTTGACCCCATCATGGAAAAAGAAATACTGGCTATTGTAGGTAAACACCAGCTAAAATCAGTGATTCACGGTAAACTGGATGGAACACTGCCTGCGATATATGAATACAGTCCAGATATTGTTTTAGGGGGAGTGGGCAGGATGATGGGCTTGGAAATGCCAGTTGAAACCACATCAGATTCTCTTGAACTTCCCAAAAGACCACCAACGCTCTGTCCGGGCTGTCCGCATCGCGCCGCATATTTCGAGGTTAAAAAGGCAGCAGAGGATCTGAATCTGGATGATCTCGTATTTCCCAGTGATATAGGTTGCTACACTCTGGGTATAGAATCGCCCTATGAAATTGCAGATTATCTCTTATCAATGGGTTCATCTGTTGGAACCAGTTGCGGGTTTTCCAAGGCCACTGATCAAACCGTGGTAAGCTTCATAGGGGATTCAACCTTTTTCCATGCAGGAATACCACCACTCATCAACGCAGTGCACAACAAGAACCGTTTTGTCCTGGTGATCCTGGATAACCGCACCACCGCCATGACCGGTGGCCAGCCTAACCCTGGCCTCCCAGTGGATGGAATGGGATTGGAAGCGCCTGAAATATCCATACCAGATATTGTAAAAGCTTGTGGTGTGGAAATGGTGGAGACCATAAACCCCTTGAATGTCCGTAATTCAAAGGATATATTCAAAAAAGCACTCCAATTTGATAAAGTGGCAGTGGTAATATCCCAGTACCCCTGTATGTTAATCAAAGGTGGGACCCAGAAGGGTAAAAACATCATCATCGATGTCCAGGATGATAAATGCACGGGTTGTGATACCTGTGTCATGGAACTCACCTGTCCTGCTATCTACACCACTGATGAAGACAAAATCAGAATTGACCCATTAATGTGCAGGAAATGCAATGTATGCGTTCAAACATGTCCGGAGAAGGCTATAAGGGCTAAAAGGATTGATAGTAACAGGGGAGAGGAGGAATAACAATGAACCCTTACAATATTTACATTTCAGGAGTTGGTGGTCAGGGAATCATCAAAACCTCGGTTATCATGGGGGAAGCAGCCATGAAAAGTGATTTGTCCGTGGTAGTGGGTGAAATCCATGGAATGTCCCAGAGAGGCGGAGTGGTGTCCACCCAGATGAAGATTGGAGATTCAAGGAGCCCCATCATTGAAGAAGGGAAAGCAGACCTATTACTGGCATTTGAGCCACTGGAAGCACTCAGGGCAGTTAACATGATAAATAAAGAAAGTTACGTGGTTACGAATACTTCATCAATTTATCCGTTTAACATCCGCCAAAGTGAACATCCTTACCCTGAACTATCCATCCTACTGGATGAACTGGGGGACCATGCAAAGAAGGTTATTGCCCTGGATGCGGATGGAATAGCCAAGGACGCTGGTCACATCTTGGCGGTGAACATGGTGATGTTAGGTGCTGCAGCAGCGGTTCCAGGATTTCCAGTGGATAAGCAAATCATAATAGAATCAATGAAGAATAATTTACCTGAGAAGAGTATTCCCATAAATTTGAAGGCATTTGAGGAAGGATTCAGGGTTTGTTCTTCCAACATTTATGCAGAGGGTTGACTTAAACTCACAGAAAATATTTTTTTGGTATTAATATTTTTTTTATTTTCTTAAAAATTAGAAATTAATGGAAAAATAATTTCATATAATCTGGTATAAAAATTATAATAAGATAAATTTATTATAATCTGATGATCAGTGGGTGAATTGGATATGGGTTCATTTAATGAATGTATGCAGGAATATAGAAAACTGTTGGAGAAGGGTTGTATTCAGGAGGCTTATGGGGGCTTAATGAGATATATAATGGATTTGAGAGTTTATTTTAAAAATAAATATCCCCAATATTTTGTGTCAGGTATTTATCAGGGGTATATGGATATGACTTATTTTTCTTTCTCCCCAGAATCATTAAAAAGCCGAAAATTGAAAATTGCCATAGTCTTTGTTCATGAAACATTTAGGTTTGAAGTTTGGTTAGCAGGATACAATAAAAACGTTCAAAACAAATACTGGAAACTGTTTAAAGAAATGGATTGGAATAAATACCATATTCCACCAACTACAAAAGGTGTGGACTCTATTATAGAACATATTTTAGTTGAAAATCCTGATTTTAGTGATTTGGATAGTTTAACAAAGCAAATAGAGACTGGAACATTGGAATTTATTAATGATGTTGAGAATTTCTTAGTACAATAGGATAGTTCTAAGATTCTTATTAAAATAAGGAACATAAGAAGAAAAATCAAACATAATGAATGTCGGAAATTAATATAGGAAATTAAAATTAGAAATCGCAACTAAAAAAAATTATAAAATAAAAAAATGAACAAAAATTATGTTATGTTTACCAGTTGTAAACATCTTCTGGGGGGATCACGATTGCCCCACCCTTTTTAAGGACTTCTATCCCTGCATCAATATCCTCTGGATGGAGCAGGACAATGGCTCTTTCTTCTTTTTCATCCACAAAGGCATAGAGATAATCCAGGTTTATGTTTGAGTCGTCCAGTATTCCCAGGATGGTGCCCAGTCCTCCTGGCTGGTCTGACATCTGCACAGCAATAACATAGCCCATCTTAACCACGAAATTGTTTTCCTCCAGGATTTCTTTGGCCTTATAAGGTTCAGGTACAATCAATCTTAAAATACCGAAGTCTGATGTATCAGCAATGGACAGTGCCCTGATATTGAACCCTGCATCAGCCAGAACATCCAGTGCATTCCTCATTCTACCCTTCTTATTTTCCAGGAATATTGATAACTGTTCTATTTTCACTTTTAATTCCCCCTTATAATCTCATATAATTTTTAATCTTTTTTTAAGGATATTTCACCAAGCTATGCTTTATTTTCAATAGATTTGAACTGTAAAGTTCAAATTACTATTTTGAAATTATTTGCTTAATCCACGTTTATCAATAACCCTGACTGCTTTTCCTTGGCTTCGAGGTAGTGTTCTTGGTTCTACCAGGGTTACAGTAACTCTCAAACCAATTTCATTGTGGATGAAGTTTTCTATTTTCTTTTTTATCCCCACTAACTCCTTCACCTCATCAGAGAAAAGTTCAGGTGATGTTTCCACCTGTACTTCCATTTCATCCAGGTGCTGGGGTCGGGTGACAATGATCTGGTAATGGGGTTCAATACCATCCATCTTCAGGAGAGCCTTTTCGATCTGGGATGGGAATACTGCCACTCCACGGATCTTGAGCATGTCATCGGTTCTTCCGGTTATGCGGTCCATTTTAACCATGGTCCTACCACAGGAACAGGTTCCTCTTCTGAGGCTGGTAACATCTTTGGTTCTAAAACGAATAATGGGCATTCCTTCTCTGGTCAGGTTGGTAAGGACCAGTTCTCCCTTTTCACCTTCTTCCAGTACTTCCTGGGTTTCAGAATCAATGATCTCCGGGTAGAAATGATCTTCCATAACATGTAGACCATCCTGCTCTGGGCATTCCAGAGCTATCCCGGGACCCATAATCTCTGTGAGTCCGTAGATATTATATGCTGGTGCATTGAAGCGTTTTTCAATCTCCTGGCGCATCTCTTCAGTCCACATCTCTGCTCCAAAACCAATGGATTTTAATTTCATATCCTCTCGTTCAAGTCCTTCTTCCTCGGCCACCTCTGCCAGGTAAAGTCCGTAGGAAGGAGTAACTATTAGAACCGTGGTTCCAAAGTCCTTCATTATCTCGATCTGTCTGCGGGTCTGTCCAGTTGAAATGGGTATAACTGTGGCCCCTATCTTCTGGGCACCGTAGTGCACCCCAAAACCACCGGTAAAAAGACCGTAACCATGGGTGTTCTGGATAAGATCCTCATCATCAACCCCAAACATGGTTAAACCCCTGGCCATTATTTCACTCCATGTTTCCAAGTCTTCCCGAGTATAACCGGAAACAGTGGGTTTTCCAGTGGTCCCTGAGGATGTGTGAACTTCTACAATCTCCCTTCTAGGAACTGCAAACATTCCAAAAGGATATGCCGCACGAAGATCGTCTTTAGTGGTTAAAGGTAATTTCTGGATGTCTTCCAGGGTTTCAATATCCTCTGGTTTAATTCCTGCCTCATCAAAACGTTTTTTATAATAGGGAACATTTTCATAGGCCCGTTTTACAACATCCTTCAATCGTTTAAGTTGTAATTTCTTCATTTCATCCCTAGATATGCACTCCACTTCTTCATTCCAGATCATTTAATCCACCGGCCAATATCTTCTTATTTTTTATTAAAATCAATTTAAATATTTTAATCAATATTTTATTTAATTATTGCCCTTCATTTAATCAATATCTGTATAAAACTTATTTATCCATGAATACTTTACGTTTATAATTTGAAGTTAGTTACCCATTCACATGGAAACTGTTTATAACTGTATCCATTTCGTTTTTATAATCCAGGAGTGGTTTGTCAAAGACGAAGATCACAAAGTATGCACTGTTGTTTTTCTGGAAGGCTATTCCCCGAGTGGTGAAAACCTTATCATTGGGTTTGTAGTTTGCTTCCAGTTCATAGGCAGTGGTGTTGTCAATGGTGAGATCGCCCTCGTAGTAGATCATACCTTTGGCTAAAATGTTTGAACGCCAACTGGCAACCCGGTATGTGAAATTTTGAGTTAACAAATCCTCCCTAAAGACAGAAAAACTGTTATTTTCATCATCTGTAACTGTAACTATTAATGAAGCTTGATCTGTAACGTTAGTAATATTCCAACCTTCAGGATAGTCAAATGAGATGTTACCATTGTCAAAATGGTTTTTAAGATTATTCATCTGGTTGGTGGCATTGTTGCTCTGGTTAGTGACAGTTTTATGATCACCCATAACCCACATTGCAGTGGTAACCACCAGGATAATTAAAATAATAATGCCAATAATACCCAAAATAGATTTTTTCCCCAGTATTTTAGGGATGATTTTTTTCAAATTATTAGAATTGAGTTTATCAGTTGATTCTGTGTGTGGTACTCTGAGCCGGGTAGGACCCCCATTTCCCTGTTTATCATCATTATTTATTTTGGATTGGAGGGAATTAACTTTACCTGAAAAGGAATTTTCTCCGTTTTTCAGTTTTAAAGAGCCAATTTTTTCTTTAATATCTGCACTGGCTTTTCCCAATTTGGATGTTGAATCCTTTTTCTTGGTATTGTTTCCTGGTTTTCTTAATCGAGGAGGACCATCTTCGCTCAATTATTTCACTACCCTTTTTCCTATTCTAATCAATCATTAATCTAAAAGATAAATATAACCCCATCTATTTTAACTCTATTTATCAGGGGCAATAATGGCTTTTTATTGTTAACATTATTTAAATTTTGATAAATGAGTATAAGCTTCATGTTTTAAGCATATATATGATATAATTCCGTGGATTGATAATAACCTTATTTATAAAAGTTTATATAATGTTGTCAGAGATTCAATAATCATTAATAATTATGATAAAATTATTGGACTTAGGTTGTGATTTAAGTGGATTTAATGATATTGAGTATTGTTGTTTTAATATTTCTCGTGATAAATGGGTATGTGGGTTATGTTGCCTGGCGTAGAACTAAGAATGCAGACGATTATCTTGTTGCAGGGAGGGAAACACATCCCTTCATCATGGCCCTGAGTTATGGGGCCACATTCATCAGTACCGCAGCTATTGTGGGATTTGGTGGAGTCGCTGCTAATTATGGTATGGGAATCCTGTGGCTGGTGTTTTTAAACATCATCATTGGAATATTCATTGCCTTTGTGTTCTTTGGAAAACGCACCCGTAAAATGGGCCATAATTTAGGTGCTTTAACCTTCCCCGAGTTCTTATCAAGGCGTTTTGACAGTAGATTTATCCAGTACTTCTCAGGTGCGATTATTTTTATTGGAATGCCGTTATACGCGTCGGTTGTGCTTGTGGGAATGGCCAGGTTTGTGGAAACAACGTTGAGTGTGGATTACAATATAGCTTTAGTTGTAATGGCTGTCATAGTGGCAGTATACGTTATTTTCGGTGGGATCAAGGGTGTGATGTACACCGATGCCCTGCAGGGTAGTATAATGTTTTTTGGAATGATATTCCTTCTCATAGCAATTTACTGGATACTGGGAGGAGTAACTGATGCCAATCAGGCACTCACCAATCTGGTGAATGTTGTTCCCCAAAAGGCAACTGCAGCTGCTACTGCAACCGGGTTCACTGGCTGGACATCCATGCCTTCCCTGGGGAGTCCATTCTGGTGGACTTTAGTCTCCAGTTTGATCCTGGGAGTGGGTATAGGAGTTCTATCACAGCCCCAGTTAGTGGTGCGGTTCATGACTGTTAAATCAAATAAGGAGTTAAACCGGGGAGTTTTGATCGGGGGAGTATTCATATTTGTAATGACATTCGGGGCCTACGTGGTAGGAGCACTTTCCAACGTCTACTTCTTCCAGACAACTGGACAAACTGCAGTGCAGGCAGCAGGGGGAAATTTGGATAAGGTTATACCTACATTCATAGCTGCGGCCATGCCTTTATGGTTTGCATATCTATTTATGATAGCACTCCTATCTGCTGCCATGTCCACCCTTTCTGCACAGTTCCATGTTCAGGGAACTGCCCTGGGACGGGACATATATGAGACTCTGGTGCGTAAAACTGGAGGATCATCAGTAAGAATGGCCAGGATAGGGATAGTAATTGCAGTTGTCATTGCAGTAATTCTTGGATTCATACTACCAGCCAGTATAGTTGCCCTGGGAACTGCCCTGTGGTTCGGTATCACTGCCGCAGCATTCCTGGCAATTTACGTGGCAGCACTCTACTGGAGAAGAGCCACCAAAGAAGGTGCAATTGCAGGACTAGTTTGTGGTGCTGTAACCAGTTTGATATGGTTGTTATTCGGCTTTAAAAAAACAGCAGAACCTTTAGGAATTTCCAATGCTTTAATGGGACAGTCAACCATCATCACATCTGTACCATGGCCAACTGTAGACCCCATGATCGTGGCCCTGCCAGTGGCAATTATCGTTACAATTTTGGTCAGTCTACTTACCAAACCCCCCAAAAAGGAGTTCCTGGATAAGTGTTTTGATGGAGTGGACCAGTCCCGGGGAAAATAATCCTCAGGATTTTAATCCTCTCCAATACTTTATTGAAAAATACAAATTTTTGAATGGTAAAATTTAGAAATGATAAACTGTTTGAAAATGATTAAAGCCTAAAATGGAGTATAATTGATTTCAATGAAACTTGTAAATTACCAGTATAAGAAAACCAGTAAACTTAGTTGGGCGGAAGTATTCCAAAATCTCCGTAATATAACTGTTCACACT
This window encodes:
- a CDS encoding RNA methyltransferase encodes the protein MIYVVFVEPETPGNIGFLARTMKNFGLYQMVLINPCPLENDSYYKAMHAREIVSNRQEYDSLAEFLKIKEIDFAVGTTGNAGGSYNLPRIAVTPDNLAQSLNVNGDIALIMGREGDGLTNKELELCDVVVSIPTHDAYPVLNVTHAAAIIFYELFKTEKTYPVEDLDEASLTEKQGLIECMDEVLDHLDYPAHKKKNASTVFRRVLGRAFISGREAHTLRGMFRRIKERVE
- the tfrB gene encoding fumarate reductase (CoM/CoB) subunit TfrB, translating into MINITVMRYQPSEDEEPYPESYSVEKKEKMKVLDALNYINQHHQADIAYRCSCRAGQCGSCAVKVNGEMALACKREIKDEDVIEPINLPVIKDLVVDRSTMDSKVKDMGLFLEDECGISECPAVLDPEELTNTKKLRSCIDCYSCLSACPVLKVNDEFAGPYFMRYLSKFALDPRDCLDRAEEGFDEGLYCCTSCSKCVEVCPKEINTFGGAIEKLREIACQEGIGPLPPHREVRELIEKTGRSVEPPTEGPMREGFIKAVNSQSVKENVKAVDKDKNNGKEKIALFTGCLMDYRLPDIGVALLDVLNNHDVIVDVPSQQVCCGSPLIRTGQTDAVAKLVEKNTKAFEGYDTIITVCAGCGATLKKDYPQYGTSFNVMDISEYLADKLNTEDMKPVDMKVTYHDPCHLVRGQGIRDEPRKILENIKGLEFVEMEVPDQCCGAGGGVRSGKPEIAAALGSAKAKMIEKLDVDAVITICPFCENNIRASLEKEGMDLEVMNILKLLEKAYEK
- a CDS encoding M48 family metallopeptidase, with translation MKIKIQDIEVQCHVFHRKVKYARLEIKNGDLNLIMPIGAEDYQGLIRKHEKWVYQKISRINTLKKESENRKLDLTRSEHEFRELVKLLVAEISSEMGSPVNNVTFRRMKTRWGSCSSSGNVNFNTRLRYLPESLIRYVVHHEVCHIKVRKHDKHYWNLVSLTYPDYKKFENELAIYWFLVKDLN
- the iorA gene encoding indolepyruvate ferredoxin oxidoreductase subunit alpha; the encoded protein is MNIKEILTGQEKDKLFLMGNEAAVRGALEAGVSVASTYPGTPSSEIGNVLSVLAEDAGMYFEFSVNEKVALEVAAAASASGLRSFTFMKHVGVNVASDSLMSVAYTGVRGGMVILTADDPSMFSSQNEQDNRHYARLANIPLLEASSPQEVKDLMRYAYQLSEEFELPVILRTTTRVSHMRGIVELGALNKPKTKGHFDKDPQRFVPVPESARIMHRNLVEKMYQVEVLSNNSSLNQPFDNGSHVGIITSGSAFNYVMDVVEEYNLPVNILKIAFSYPFPEKKVLEFLENTERVLVVEEVDPIMEKEILAIVGKHQLKSVIHGKLDGTLPAIYEYSPDIVLGGVGRMMGLEMPVETTSDSLELPKRPPTLCPGCPHRAAYFEVKKAAEDLNLDDLVFPSDIGCYTLGIESPYEIADYLLSMGSSVGTSCGFSKATDQTVVSFIGDSTFFHAGIPPLINAVHNKNRFVLVILDNRTTAMTGGQPNPGLPVDGMGLEAPEISIPDIVKACGVEMVETINPLNVRNSKDIFKKALQFDKVAVVISQYPCMLIKGGTQKGKNIIIDVQDDKCTGCDTCVMELTCPAIYTTDEDKIRIDPLMCRKCNVCVQTCPEKAIRAKRIDSNRGEEE
- a CDS encoding indolepyruvate oxidoreductase subunit beta, with product MNPYNIYISGVGGQGIIKTSVIMGEAAMKSDLSVVVGEIHGMSQRGGVVSTQMKIGDSRSPIIEEGKADLLLAFEPLEALRAVNMINKESYVVTNTSSIYPFNIRQSEHPYPELSILLDELGDHAKKVIALDADGIAKDAGHILAVNMVMLGAAAAVPGFPVDKQIIIESMKNNLPEKSIPINLKAFEEGFRVCSSNIYAEG
- a CDS encoding DUF7000 family protein; protein product: MGELDMGSFNECMQEYRKLLEKGCIQEAYGGLMRYIMDLRVYFKNKYPQYFVSGIYQGYMDMTYFSFSPESLKSRKLKIAIVFVHETFRFEVWLAGYNKNVQNKYWKLFKEMDWNKYHIPPTTKGVDSIIEHILVENPDFSDLDSLTKQIETGTLEFINDVENFLVQ
- a CDS encoding ACT domain-containing protein, yielding MKIEQLSIFLENKKGRMRNALDVLADAGFNIRALSIADTSDFGILRLIVPEPYKAKEILEENNFVVKMGYVIAVQMSDQPGGLGTILGILDDSNINLDYLYAFVDEKEERAIVLLHPEDIDAGIEVLKKGGAIVIPPEDVYNW
- a CDS encoding phenylacetate--CoA ligase family protein, with amino-acid sequence MIWNEEVECISRDEMKKLQLKRLKDVVKRAYENVPYYKKRFDEAGIKPEDIETLEDIQKLPLTTKDDLRAAYPFGMFAVPRREIVEVHTSSGTTGKPTVSGYTREDLETWSEIMARGLTMFGVDDEDLIQNTHGYGLFTGGFGVHYGAQKIGATVIPISTGQTRRQIEIMKDFGTTVLIVTPSYGLYLAEVAEEEGLEREDMKLKSIGFGAEMWTEEMRQEIEKRFNAPAYNIYGLTEIMGPGIALECPEQDGLHVMEDHFYPEIIDSETQEVLEEGEKGELVLTNLTREGMPIIRFRTKDVTSLRRGTCSCGRTMVKMDRITGRTDDMLKIRGVAVFPSQIEKALLKMDGIEPHYQIIVTRPQHLDEMEVQVETSPELFSDEVKELVGIKKKIENFIHNEIGLRVTVTLVEPRTLPRSQGKAVRVIDKRGLSK
- a CDS encoding PsbP-related protein, coding for MSEDGPPRLRKPGNNTKKKDSTSKLGKASADIKEKIGSLKLKNGENSFSGKVNSLQSKINNDDKQGNGGPTRLRVPHTESTDKLNSNNLKKIIPKILGKKSILGIIGIIILIILVVTTAMWVMGDHKTVTNQSNNATNQMNNLKNHFDNGNISFDYPEGWNITNVTDQASLIVTVTDDENNSFSVFREDLLTQNFTYRVASWRSNILAKGMIYYEGDLTIDNTTAYELEANYKPNDKVFTTRGIAFQKNNSAYFVIFVFDKPLLDYKNEMDTVINSFHVNG